A section of the Bacteroidota bacterium genome encodes:
- the cls gene encoding cardiolipin synthase, whose product MDWYYLAIIIYVIVLAVVLLRILFETHATTKTLAYILLCIFIPVLGILFYIVFGINYWTKKRYSKKMQENFGVLEHLKKIDQYTKAIVNTNNLVVEQNAELATMLIKDLGSPLTGSNKVVLLKNGENKFPELLNALKEAKHHIHLQYYIYECDETGLSIIELLIQKAKQGVMVRFIYDDFGSPGINKKTEQRMIEAGIEIHPFHKVTFYLLANRINFRNHRKIVIIDGHTSFTGGINVSDKYVNNGVPKKLYWRDTHVMIQGPAVYYLQYLFITDWNFCCGKPLITDASYFAVTGETNQNCLVQIAAGGPDSPMPTVLYSILQAIYLAQEEILITTPYFIPGDSLLDALCIAALSGLKVKLLVPGISDSRFINKASKSYYTTLLKAGAEIYLYQKGFVHAKTMVTDSKLSVIGTANMDYRSFELNFEVNAIIYNTSFAKQLREMFYADLEDAQKINKEEWLSRPWIHQLPEKVARLFSPVL is encoded by the coding sequence ATGGATTGGTATTACTTGGCCATCATTATATATGTCATTGTACTTGCGGTAGTGCTGTTACGCATACTGTTTGAAACGCATGCTACCACCAAAACCTTAGCCTATATACTGCTGTGTATATTTATTCCCGTACTTGGTATATTATTTTACATAGTATTTGGGATCAATTACTGGACAAAAAAAAGATACTCAAAAAAAATGCAGGAAAATTTCGGGGTGCTGGAGCATTTAAAAAAAATTGATCAATACACTAAGGCAATAGTTAATACAAATAACCTGGTGGTGGAGCAGAATGCGGAACTGGCTACTATGCTGATCAAGGACCTTGGAAGTCCGCTTACCGGTTCTAATAAAGTAGTGCTCTTAAAAAATGGAGAAAATAAATTTCCGGAATTATTAAACGCATTAAAGGAAGCTAAACATCATATCCACCTGCAATATTATATTTACGAGTGTGATGAAACAGGGCTGTCCATCATAGAACTGCTTATCCAAAAAGCAAAGCAGGGTGTAATGGTGCGTTTTATCTATGATGATTTTGGCAGCCCCGGAATAAACAAGAAAACTGAACAAAGGATGATAGAAGCTGGTATTGAAATTCATCCATTTCATAAAGTAACATTCTATTTGCTGGCGAACCGTATCAATTTCCGCAACCACCGAAAAATTGTAATTATTGATGGCCACACTTCTTTTACAGGTGGTATTAATGTATCAGATAAATATGTAAATAATGGAGTGCCGAAGAAATTATACTGGCGGGACACCCATGTAATGATCCAGGGGCCTGCGGTTTATTATTTACAATACCTGTTTATTACAGACTGGAATTTTTGCTGTGGTAAACCATTAATTACAGATGCATCTTATTTTGCTGTTACTGGTGAAACAAACCAGAATTGTCTTGTGCAGATAGCGGCAGGAGGTCCTGATTCGCCAATGCCAACCGTATTATATTCCATATTACAAGCCATCTACCTGGCACAGGAGGAAATACTGATCACAACTCCCTATTTTATTCCCGGCGATAGTTTGCTGGATGCATTGTGTATAGCAGCCTTAAGCGGGTTAAAGGTTAAATTGCTGGTGCCGGGCATCAGTGATTCCAGGTTTATTAATAAAGCATCAAAATCTTATTACACCACATTACTTAAAGCCGGTGCGGAAATTTACCTGTATCAAAAAGGGTTTGTGCATGCTAAAACAATGGTGACTGACAGCAAACTGTCGGTAATAGGAACGGCTAATATGGATTACCGGAGTTTTGAATTGAACTTTGAAGTGAATGCTATAATTTATAATACTTCATTTGCAAAGCAACTACGTGAAATGTTTTATGCAGACCTGGAGGATGCTCAGAAAATTAATAAAGAAGAATGGCTTTCACGACCATGGATACATCAATTACCAGAAAAAGTAGCCCGGCTGTTTTCGCCGGTTTTATAA
- a CDS encoding T9SS type A sorting domain-containing protein, which produces MHTIESAVLINFKNKKIPGTAMKTKQSLCLILSAFICLISLAQNNGWKICNSPVFNSRVDDIFMVNTQTGYAVCGDGQIVKTNNSGEDWSLLIQDNSIYCRSVEFINTQKGFVGGFPRTGITTNILRRTTDGGATWTDLTQQLHPRARKGICGLAIPDSNTIYGGGNWFEDSAYIIKSTDGGNTWNFIDMRPYATSIIDLFFINKDIGFATGKGPQPLETAIILYTTDGGVTWTTKFINDITNEYCWKIQRLTPRIYFASIEDLPRRAPKILRSDDGGMTWTLHLADSAPYNVEGIGFIDPRHGWMGGDVNTSYESTDGGRTWFRVPICLSMNRVFKVNDTMLFASGNQIWKYKGEGIYPAIPAPRYASLLTHPNPVNDVLTVNVSTAIATRISLQLLDASGRRIKMIDNTDRPKGSYQFYVNTDLLPPGIYYVVLKTHEDKQHSKIVVTR; this is translated from the coding sequence ATGCACACCATTGAATCGGCTGTTTTGATTAATTTTAAGAATAAGAAAATACCAGGAACTGCTATGAAAACTAAACAAAGTCTTTGCCTTATTCTTTCTGCCTTTATTTGTCTTATAAGCCTTGCACAAAACAACGGCTGGAAAATCTGCAACTCTCCTGTTTTTAACAGCAGGGTGGATGATATTTTTATGGTCAATACACAAACTGGTTATGCTGTTTGCGGTGATGGGCAGATCGTAAAAACAAATAACAGCGGCGAAGATTGGAGTTTGTTGATACAGGATAATAGTATCTATTGCCGTTCAGTTGAATTTATCAATACACAAAAAGGATTTGTTGGTGGCTTTCCACGTACAGGGATCACAACTAATATTCTGCGAAGAACAACTGACGGCGGAGCAACATGGACCGATCTTACTCAACAGTTACATCCCCGTGCAAGAAAAGGAATTTGCGGGTTAGCGATTCCTGACAGCAATACTATTTATGGCGGCGGCAACTGGTTTGAAGATTCAGCTTATATTATTAAATCAACTGATGGAGGCAATACATGGAATTTTATAGATATGCGTCCTTATGCCACTTCCATCATCGACCTGTTTTTTATAAACAAGGATATTGGTTTTGCAACTGGTAAGGGGCCACAGCCATTGGAGACTGCTATTATTCTTTATACAACAGATGGCGGTGTTACATGGACAACAAAGTTCATAAATGATATAACGAATGAGTATTGCTGGAAAATACAAAGGCTGACACCTCGTATTTATTTTGCTTCGATAGAAGACCTACCTCGCCGGGCTCCAAAAATTCTTAGGTCTGATGATGGTGGTATGACATGGACACTGCACCTGGCTGATTCTGCACCTTACAATGTAGAAGGCATCGGCTTTATTGATCCGCGGCATGGCTGGATGGGTGGTGATGTTAATACTTCCTATGAATCGACAGATGGGGGAAGAACATGGTTCCGTGTGCCTATATGTCTTAGCATGAACCGTGTGTTTAAAGTAAATGATACGATGCTGTTTGCAAGTGGCAACCAGATATGGAAATATAAAGGAGAAGGTATCTATCCTGCTATTCCGGCACCGCGATATGCATCATTACTTACTCACCCGAATCCTGTTAATGATGTGCTTACTGTGAATGTATCTACAGCAATTGCTACACGCATCTCTTTACAATTGCTGGATGCTTCGGGCCGTCGGATAAAAATGATTGACAATACAGACAGGCCAAAAGGATCTTACCAGTTTTATGTGAATACAGATTTGCTTCCGCCGGGAATTTATTATGTAGTGTTAAAAACGCATGAGGATAAACAGCATTCAAAAATCGTAGTGACACGATAG
- a CDS encoding acyl-CoA carboxylase subunit beta — translation MSKDFNRNEDVLKMQWTDMRRKLEKIYEGGGKKAADKQKEKNKLTPRQRIEYLADKNKPFIEIGAFAGYEMYEAEGGCPAGGTVAGVGYVSGRQCVIVANDQTVKAGAWFPITGKKNLRMQEIAMENHLPIIYLVDSAGVFLPMQDEIFPDKEHFGRIFRNNARMSAMGITQIAAVMGPCVAGGAYLPIMSDETLMVEGNGSIFLAGPYLVKAAIGEDVDIETLGGAATHTEISGIADYKFKTEQECMDHIKKMFSMLGEKATAGFDRMKSTEPKKNADDLFGIFAAEGKPYDMVEIIERLVDGPPDKSGGNSFEQFKEDYGKTIICGYGRIDGWAVGIVANQRKIVKSKKGEMQLGGVIYNDSADKAARFILNCNQKKIPLLFLQDVTGFMVGSRSEHAGIIKDGAKMVNAVANSVVPKITIIIGNSYGAGNYAMCGKAYDPRFIYAWPSAKIAVMGGEQAAKTLLQIQVSSMKAKGKEVSAVEEKELLDKIISRYEKQTLPEYAAARMWVDAIIDPAETRMHIAEAIAAANHNPEMGELKTGVFQV, via the coding sequence ATGAGCAAAGACTTTAACCGCAATGAAGATGTTTTAAAGATGCAGTGGACAGATATGCGCCGCAAGCTGGAAAAAATTTATGAAGGCGGTGGTAAGAAAGCTGCCGATAAGCAAAAAGAAAAAAATAAACTCACTCCCCGTCAGCGTATTGAATATTTAGCTGATAAGAATAAACCCTTTATTGAGATCGGCGCATTTGCCGGTTATGAAATGTATGAAGCCGAAGGCGGTTGCCCTGCAGGCGGTACTGTTGCAGGTGTAGGTTATGTAAGTGGCAGGCAATGTGTGATCGTTGCAAACGATCAGACAGTAAAAGCCGGTGCATGGTTTCCTATTACGGGTAAAAAAAATCTGCGCATGCAGGAGATAGCAATGGAAAATCATTTACCCATTATCTATCTCGTTGACAGTGCCGGTGTATTTCTTCCTATGCAGGATGAAATTTTTCCTGATAAAGAACATTTCGGCCGCATCTTCCGCAATAATGCCCGCATGAGTGCCATGGGCATTACACAAATTGCTGCAGTGATGGGCCCCTGCGTTGCAGGCGGCGCATACTTACCTATTATGAGTGATGAAACGCTAATGGTAGAAGGCAACGGTTCTATATTCCTGGCGGGGCCTTATCTCGTTAAAGCTGCTATTGGTGAAGATGTAGATATAGAGACTCTCGGTGGTGCAGCAACACATACAGAGATAAGCGGCATTGCCGATTATAAATTCAAAACCGAACAGGAATGCATGGATCATATTAAAAAAATGTTTTCCATGCTGGGTGAAAAAGCAACAGCAGGTTTTGACAGGATGAAATCTACTGAACCCAAAAAGAATGCTGATGATCTGTTCGGCATTTTTGCAGCAGAAGGCAAGCCTTATGATATGGTGGAGATAATTGAACGCCTTGTTGATGGTCCTCCTGATAAATCAGGAGGTAATTCATTCGAACAGTTCAAAGAAGATTATGGCAAAACAATTATCTGTGGTTATGGTCGTATTGATGGCTGGGCCGTAGGTATTGTTGCTAATCAAAGAAAAATTGTAAAGAGTAAGAAAGGAGAGATGCAACTCGGCGGTGTTATTTATAATGACAGTGCTGATAAAGCTGCACGTTTTATTCTCAACTGCAATCAAAAGAAAATTCCTTTGTTGTTCCTGCAGGATGTTACTGGTTTTATGGTTGGCAGCCGCAGCGAACATGCAGGTATCATTAAAGACGGAGCTAAGATGGTGAATGCAGTTGCTAATTCTGTTGTTCCGAAAATAACGATCATCATCGGCAATAGTTATGGCGCCGGCAACTATGCTATGTGTGGCAAAGCTTATGATCCGCGATTTATTTATGCATGGCCTTCGGCAAAAATTGCTGTGATGGGAGGGGAGCAGGCTGCTAAAACTTTATTGCAGATACAAGTGTCATCTATGAAAGCAAAAGGCAAAGAAGTAAGTGCAGTAGAAGAAAAAGAATTGCTGGATAAGATCATCAGCCGATATGAAAAACAAACTTTACCTGAATATGCTGCTGCCCGGATGTGGGTAGATGCGATCATCGATCCTGCCGAAACAAGAATGCATATTGCTGAAGCAATTGCTGCAGCTAATCATAACCCCGAAATGGGTGAATTGAAGACGGGGGTTTTCCAGGTCTAA
- the rnhA gene encoding ribonuclease HI, with amino-acid sequence MQQIVIYTDGSSRGNPGPGGYGVVLLSGNLRKELSQGYKLTTNNRMELMAVIAGLEALKKENLNVTIYSDSQYVVNAVEKGWLKNWIATNFKGGKKNRDLWMAYHELSQKQKIKFVWVKGHADNPWNNRCDELATEAADSHHHTLLIDEGYEADKK; translated from the coding sequence ATGCAACAGATCGTTATTTATACAGATGGTTCATCCCGTGGTAATCCTGGTCCCGGCGGTTATGGGGTGGTATTATTGAGTGGCAACCTGCGCAAGGAATTATCGCAGGGGTATAAACTTACTACCAATAACCGGATGGAACTGATGGCTGTAATCGCCGGCCTGGAAGCATTGAAGAAAGAAAATCTTAATGTTACTATTTATTCCGATAGCCAGTATGTGGTGAATGCAGTTGAGAAAGGATGGTTGAAAAACTGGATAGCTACCAATTTTAAAGGCGGCAAAAAAAACCGGGATCTCTGGATGGCTTATCATGAGCTTTCACAAAAACAAAAAATAAAATTTGTTTGGGTAAAGGGCCATGCAGATAATCCCTGGAATAATCGCTGTGATGAGCTTGCTACGGAAGCAGCGGATTCACATCATCATACTTTACTTATTGATGAAGGATATGAAGCCGACAAAAAATGA
- a CDS encoding YraN family protein → MASHNEMGQAGEELAIQWLRKNDFEILHHNWRFSYHEIDIIAKKNELLHFIEVKTRVNEKGGYPEQSVTKTKFRHLQRAAEQYLHQHPQYKRIQFDILSIIIPRLGEPEYFFIEDVFL, encoded by the coding sequence ATGGCTTCTCATAACGAAATGGGGCAGGCAGGGGAGGAACTGGCCATTCAGTGGCTGCGGAAAAATGATTTTGAGATATTACACCATAACTGGCGGTTTTCTTATCATGAAATTGACATCATTGCAAAGAAAAATGAACTGCTTCATTTTATAGAAGTAAAAACAAGGGTTAATGAGAAAGGCGGTTACCCGGAACAAAGTGTGACCAAAACAAAATTTCGGCACCTGCAAAGAGCGGCTGAGCAATACCTGCATCAGCATCCGCAATACAAAAGAATTCAGTTTGATATTTTATCCATCATCATTCCCCGCTTAGGCGAACCGGAGTATTTCTTTATTGAGGATGTTTTTTTATAG
- a CDS encoding YkgJ family cysteine cluster protein produces MQVNLRSFRLKVRHHKSKLKRFLSKIEANPPKKLFATMVTIDKEVWKETDCLSCANCCKTMTPTYTPKDMKRISKHFGMTVDAFKKKWLKKDKVGDWMNKHTPCQFLDNETNKCNIYSIRPDDCKGFPHLTKRKVVDYIHVHKANLDSCPATFKMVEKMMESVNGLQSTVNR; encoded by the coding sequence ATGCAAGTAAACCTTCGATCTTTTCGCCTCAAAGTAAGACACCACAAATCAAAGCTGAAACGCTTTCTTTCAAAAATTGAAGCGAACCCTCCAAAAAAGCTTTTTGCTACGATGGTGACAATTGATAAAGAGGTATGGAAAGAAACAGATTGCCTGAGCTGCGCCAATTGCTGCAAGACGATGACACCGACCTATACTCCGAAGGACATGAAGCGGATCTCAAAACATTTCGGCATGACGGTGGATGCATTTAAAAAGAAATGGTTGAAGAAAGATAAGGTTGGCGACTGGATGAATAAGCATACCCCCTGCCAGTTTCTCGATAATGAAACAAATAAATGTAACATCTATTCTATAAGGCCGGATGACTGCAAAGGCTTTCCACATCTTACCAAAAGAAAAGTAGTTGATTACATTCATGTGCATAAAGCAAACCTCGATAGCTGCCCGGCAACGTTTAAGATGGTGGAGAAGATGATGGAGTCAGTCAACGGTCTACAGTCCACAGTCAACAGATAG
- the xerD gene encoding site-specific tyrosine recombinase XerD produces the protein MWEPYKKGFKAYLQLEKSLSDNSVEAYLRDIEKLTQYLQEKKNLKSPEDVDLKELQRFVKWVSELGMTATSQARIISGIRSFYKYCILENISKLDPTILLETPKLKRTLPDTLSFEEIEKMIDAIDLSKPEGGRNKAILETMYSCGLRVSEVVNLRISNLYTDIGFVKVVGKGNKERLVPIGRSAVKYINIYRKNIRVHVQVQRGNEDILFLNKRGTLLSRVMIFYIIKDAAKLAGITKNISPHTFRHSFATHLVEGGADLRAVQEMLGHESITTTEIYTHLDRKFLRKTLEDFHPAFKS, from the coding sequence ATGTGGGAACCTTATAAAAAAGGATTCAAAGCCTACCTGCAACTGGAAAAATCCTTATCGGATAATTCAGTGGAAGCCTATCTGCGGGATATAGAAAAGCTCACGCAGTATTTACAGGAAAAGAAAAATTTAAAATCGCCGGAAGATGTTGACTTAAAAGAACTGCAACGATTTGTAAAATGGGTATCAGAATTAGGAATGACAGCTACTTCACAGGCACGGATCATTTCAGGTATCCGTTCATTTTATAAGTATTGCATACTTGAAAATATAAGCAAACTCGATCCTACTATTTTATTGGAAACTCCCAAACTCAAACGGACTTTACCCGATACATTGAGTTTTGAAGAGATCGAAAAAATGATCGATGCAATTGACTTAAGCAAACCCGAAGGGGGACGCAACAAAGCAATACTGGAAACAATGTATAGTTGTGGGCTTCGTGTAAGTGAAGTGGTGAACCTTCGCATTTCTAATTTGTATACGGATATAGGATTTGTAAAAGTTGTAGGCAAGGGAAATAAAGAAAGACTCGTACCGATCGGCAGAAGCGCAGTCAAATACATTAATATTTACCGCAAGAATATCCGTGTGCATGTACAAGTCCAACGAGGAAATGAGGATATTTTATTTTTGAATAAACGGGGTACGCTATTGAGCCGCGTAATGATCTTTTATATTATCAAAGATGCAGCGAAGCTGGCGGGTATAACTAAAAATATTTCTCCGCATACATTCCGTCATTCATTTGCCACCCATCTCGTGGAAGGTGGCGCCGACCTGCGTGCAGTACAGGAAATGCTCGGGCATGAAAGTATTACGACTACGGAAATATATACCCATCTTGATCGTAAGTTTTTAAGAAAGACATTGGAAGATTTTCATCCGGCATTTAAAAGTTAA
- a CDS encoding T9SS type A sorting domain-containing protein has product MSKAFQLTIPKPCHEDWNKMTPDEKGRFCSSCQKQVVDFTSMNNQQLAAFFKKPSTGSVCGRFNNDQLNQDLQVPQKRIPWLKYFFTIVVPTFFAVTKAKAQGEVTKAVKGQTTVKIVSDRKGIDSIATTKCIPVGKRINGEVLPLINDTIVGDTVYTIIEENKTITGKVTDEKGESLVFVTIMVKGTQIRTQTDTSGKFKITMKEGNKLVVSYIGYETKELTPVNDANNLLITMVPIDEIFMGIIITKPVLKQKPIPLIPQISDTAFKNFKFYPNPAAQNTIITLEWNKPEAGKFEIQLINQQGQVVNHKTENFTEKLNSIQYPIPSVSPGSYFLVIINRKSGKKLTEKIIIQ; this is encoded by the coding sequence CATTTCAACTCACGATTCCCAAACCTTGTCATGAAGACTGGAATAAAATGACACCGGATGAAAAGGGCAGGTTCTGCAGTTCCTGCCAGAAACAAGTAGTTGATTTTACATCGATGAATAATCAGCAGCTTGCTGCATTTTTTAAAAAACCTTCTACCGGTTCTGTTTGCGGCCGGTTTAATAATGACCAGCTTAACCAGGACCTGCAAGTGCCACAAAAAAGAATTCCCTGGTTAAAATATTTTTTCACCATTGTAGTACCTACATTTTTTGCAGTAACAAAAGCTAAGGCGCAGGGTGAAGTAACTAAAGCCGTAAAAGGACAGACTACAGTTAAAATTGTTTCGGACAGAAAAGGGATTGATTCAATAGCGACAACAAAATGTATCCCTGTGGGAAAACGTATTAATGGAGAAGTCTTACCTCTGATAAACGATACGATTGTTGGCGATACTGTGTATACAATAATAGAAGAGAACAAGACTATTACCGGAAAAGTAACAGATGAAAAAGGAGAGTCATTAGTGTTTGTAACCATCATGGTTAAAGGAACACAAATCAGGACGCAAACAGATACAAGTGGAAAATTCAAAATCACAATGAAAGAGGGGAATAAGCTCGTAGTTTCTTATATCGGATACGAAACAAAAGAGCTGACCCCTGTTAATGATGCCAACAATTTATTAATAACTATGGTACCAATTGATGAAATTTTTATGGGTATAATTATAACCAAGCCTGTTCTGAAACAAAAACCAATACCCTTAATTCCTCAAATTTCTGACACTGCTTTCAAAAATTTTAAGTTCTATCCCAACCCTGCCGCACAAAACACTATCATCACACTTGAATGGAATAAGCCAGAAGCTGGAAAATTTGAAATCCAATTAATAAATCAGCAAGGACAAGTAGTAAATCACAAGACGGAAAATTTTACTGAGAAATTAAATTCAATCCAATATCCAATTCCTTCCGTTTCACCCGGAAGTTATTTTTTAGTGATCATTAATCGTAAATCAGGTAAGAAACTAACTGAGAAGATCATTATTCAGTAG